Genomic DNA from Leucobacter triazinivorans:
TCGTTCGCCACCTCGCGGGGGCCGACGTAGCTGTCGTTCTTCACGAGGCTGATCGACACGTCGTGCTTCCAGGCGTCGTCGCCGTCGAGCATGTACAGACCGTTGCCGACCGGGTTCTGGCCGAATGCGGCCATGTCCTCGAACGCGACGTCCGGCAGCGGGTAGTACGCCGAGTAGCCCAGGCGATCCGGGAAGTCGGGGCTCGCCTCGATGGTGAAGGTGTGATCGTCGACGATCGTGAGGCCCTCGAGCGCCTCGACCGGCTCGCTCTCGCTGAAGCCCTTGATGGCGCTGAAGAAGTACTGGTTGCCGAGCGCGTTGTCGACGTTCGCCGCGTAGTTCCACGCGTCGACGAAGTTGTGCGCCAGCACCGGGGTGCCGTCGGAGAAGACGGCGTCGTCGCGGAGCTTGACCTCCCAGAGGGTGTTCTCCTCGTTCTGCGCCTCGATCGACTCGGCGACGCCCATCTGGGTCACGCCGTCGGCGTCGTAGTAGACGAGGCCCTCCCAGAGCGCGTCGACGACCTTGCCGCCGCCCACCTCGGTGGTGTCGGCGGGGATCAGGCCCTTCTGGGGCTCGGTGTTGTTGACCGTGATGATGCCGCCGGCGCCGGCCTCGCCGCCGCCCTCACCGCCGCCGTTCGACGCGCAGCTGGTCAGCGCGAGCGCGCCCGCGGCGGCCAGCGCGATGAACCCCAGACCGACTCGTGATCGTCTCACTGGATTCCTCCTTGAATGTCCGCACTCGCGCAGAAGTCGGCCGAACCGACGCCCCCGCGAGTGTTCTCCTTGGTATTGCAACGGATTCAGCCTAGCGATCCGCCGAAGCCCCGAACGCCAATTCCCGGCCTCGTGACGCCTTCGTGATCCAGGTCTGTAGATCATCGAGAATTATTCGGCCCGGATTCCAGGTTCGTCTGTGCGGTTCCACCATTCTCTGTTGGGCAGCAGCTCCACTCTGCCGCGCACCCTCGGGAGTACGCTGAAGCCGTGACCCCGCATCGCCTCCCCGACCCGCTCCGCTCGCGTCTGCGCTGGGAGGTCGGGATCGTGCTCGCGCTCTCCTTCGGCGCCTCGGCGGTCTACGCCGTCGTCTCGATCCTCGACCGCCTGACCCGCGACACCGCGCTCGCCTCGCAGACGGCCACGATCAACCGGCCGCTCGCAGAACGCCCGCTGTTCGACCTCGTCTACCAGCTGCTCGCCTTCGCATTCGGGCTCGCTCCCGTGGCCCTCGTCGTCTTCCTGCTCTGGCGCGGCACGCGCCCGCACCTCGCCCGGCTCGGTCTCGGCGCCCCGATCGACGGCGGTCGCTGGCGATGGCTGCGCGAGACCGGCGGCGGGGCGGCGCTCGCGGCGCTCATCGGCATCCCCGGAATCGGCTTCTACCTCTTCGCGAAGTGGGTCGGGATCAACGCCACCGTCGTCCCCACGGCGCTCGACGCGTTCTGGTGGACGGTGCCGGTGCTCGTGCTGCAGGCGCTCCGGGCGGCACTGGGCGAGGAGCTCATCGTGGTCGCCTACCTCTTCGACCGGCTGCGACGGCTCGGGGTGGGCCCGGTCGCGACCGTCGTGTCGAGTGCGCTGCTGCGCGGCAGCTACCACCTCTACCAGGGCTTCGGCGGCTTCATCGGCAACGTGATCATGGGGCTCGTCTTCGGGTGGGCCTACCAGCGCTGGGGCCGGGCCCTCCCCCTGATCGTCGCCCACTGGATCCTCGACATCGTCAGCTTCGCCGGCTATCCGCTCGCCCTCGCGCTGTGGCCGAGCCTGTTCGGCGCCGTCGGCGCGTCCGCAGGCGGGTGAGCGCACGAGAGCGACCGAGATCCGGGCCCTCGGTTTCGACTCGCTGCGCTCGCTCAACCAGCGGGGCGGATGCTCTGCACGAACGCGTCGGTCAGACCCCAGAGCTCCTCGTAGAGCTCGGGGGCCGCGGCACAGCTTTCGGCCGGCCTGAGCACCTCGTACTGGCCCTCGGCGAGCTGCGTCGCCCCCCAGTTGCCCTCGCACGGCAGCTGCCGGATGAGGGCGCTGTCGAGCCAGAGCTCGGTGTTGCCGTTCTCGAGGGTGTAGCTCGTCGAGCCGAACTTGCTGCTCAGCTGGCCGTTGACGCCCCACTGCGGGATCGGCAGCTCCATGGTCGGGCCGACCTCGACCCTCGGCACGTCGTCTTCCGGCGGCTCGGGATCATCCTCACCCTCACCCTCGCCCTCCTCCGGAGCGTCCGGCGTGGTGGGCGGCGGGGTCGTCGGCTCCGCGGTCTGATCCGAGGCCTCCCCGGATCCCGAACCCGCATCTGCGCCGCGCACCAGGTTCACCACGACGATGGAGACGATGATGGCCAGCACCGCGACAAGGCCCACGATGATCCAGGGCTTCGCTGCGGACGCGCCACGGGGGCGCTCGGCGTCCCGCTTCTGCTGCTCCATCGGGAGCTGAGCCGTGCGCACGCGCTCTGCCTGCTCCTGGGCGAGCCGCTCGCGCGCAGGAACGGGCTGGGGCTGCTCCGGCGCCGGCCCGAAGAGTTCCTCGAGTGGATCTTTACTCACGGTCCTACCCTAACCACTCAGACTGCGAGTCCTGTAACCGAGACGACGACGTCAGACCCGATCAGCGGTGGGGGCGGCGCGGTCGGCGAGCGCGGCGACGTGCGGCGCATCCGTCCCGCAGCAGCCGCCGAGCGCGGCGGCGTTCGGGGCGTACGCGCGCAGCTCGGTCTCGAGCGCCGCGAACCGCTCCGGATCGTCGCCCGGCCCGGCGTCGCCGTGGGTCGCCGCGTTGAGGCGGAAGCCCACGAGACGGGACAGTTCCGGTGCGCCGTGGCAGCGCGCCAGGCCCTGCGCGACCTCGCTCGGGTGGGCGCAGTTGACGAGGAACCCGATCGCGGCGCCGTCCGTGGCGGCGTCGACCTCGGCGATCGCGTCGGCGAGCGATGCTCCGTCCGCCAGCGATCCGTCGGCTCCCACGGCGAAGGAGACGGCCGCCGGAATCCGCGCACGCCGCGCCGCGCGCACCACCCCGATGCCCTCAGCCGCGTCGAGCGTGGTGACCGAGGTCACCCGGTCCGCCCCGGCTTCCGCGAGCGCGCGCACTTGCGGTTCGTGATAGCGCTCGGCCTGCTCCGGGGTCATCCGCTCGGCTGCGTCGTACTCGTCGGAGCGCGGCCCGACGCAGCCGTTCACGAGCATCTCGGGAGCCGCCGCGGATCCCACTGCGGGAGCCGCGCCGTCGAGGAGGCCCCGCACGAGCGCGACGGCATCGGCGTTCACACGCTCGAGCGCCGCGGCGTCGTAGCCGAGCCGCGATCCCCAGTCGGGATTAGCCCGCCAGGTCGGCGTGTCGAGCACCAGCCCCAGACCCCGCTCCCGCGCGAGCTCCACGTACGGTCGGTAGTACTCCCGGAGCGCTTCGCGCCCGGGCACCGTATCCAGCAGCACGAACGCCGCGAACTCGGGCAGGTCCTGTGCCAGTCGATCGGTCAGCGCGGTCTCGATGCCGCCGTCGGTGAGCACCAGCTCAGTCATCTTCCACTCCTCCGTCGCAGTGTCTCGCGGATCGATTCTCGAATCGCCTCGCGTCTCGCACCGAACTCGCGCACCCTCGTGAGGTGGCGCTCCATGATCCCCGCGTCACGCAGGGCCAGCGTACCCGGGTCACCGCGCTCGATGCCCGCCCGCCAGCGCTCGGCGATGAGGTCCATGCGCGTCTCGACCGCATTGAGCAGCTCCGCCGGCCCGATCCCGCCGTACGCTTCGGCGGCGAGCATGAGTCGGCGCGCCGCATCCGCGACGGGAATCTCGCGCAGCAGCGGCACCCCCGACCAGCAGAGAAACGCGAGATCGTCGACCGGTCGACCGGGGCCCGCGCGATCCCAGTCGATCATCCCGGCGAAGCCCTGCTCTCCGATCACCCAGTTGTACAGCCCGGGATCGTTGTGGCAGATCACCTCTCCGGCTGCGAGATCCTGCATCCCCTGGCGCCACTCGCGCGGTCCGGGCCTGAACCCGCGAACGGCGTCGTGGAAGCGCCGGAGCCACGCGGCGGCATCCGCCAGCTCGTCGTCGCTCGCGCGCTCCGTCTCGGGATCGAGCGTCCGCCCCGGCAGGTAGTCGAGCACCTCGCGGCCCGCATCGTCGAAGCCCCGCACCCGCGGCACGCCGTCGAGTCCGCACGACGCGAGGTGCTCCAGCAGCTCGTGCACCGCCGGGGTCCACGGCCCGGTCGGGCGGTGCACCCGCACCGCGCCGTCCGCGGTGCCGATCCGCCAGACTCCGCCGGATCCGCCGGGCAGGTACTCGCTCTCCACACCACGACCCTATCGGTCTGCCGCGCGATCCGAGCGGCCGCACCTCTTCCGCGCCCACCGCACGCTCTTCGCGCGTCAGTAGGTGCGGCCAAAACACGGGAATGGCCGCACCTACTGACGCGCGAAGAGGGTGCAGACGGGCGCCGGGCGCGTGCACGAGGAACCTCGCCCGCCCGGACGGGCGCCGCGCGCGGGCTACGCGCGGTGGACGCGCGGCTCCACGGCGCGCAGCTCCAGGGGTGCGGTGTGCGTCGGCGGTTCGCCGTGCAACTGGACGTGCAGGCGCTCCATGCGGGTGTCGAGCTCGGCCGCGATGTCGGCCGCGAGCTTCAGCTCCCGAGTCAGCGACCCCGGCACCTGACGGTCGTACTTGTAGTAGATCTTGTGCTCGAGGCTGGCCCAGAAGTCCATGGCGATCGTGCGGAACTGCACCTCGACGGGCACGTCGACCCGACCGCTCGACAGGTAGACGGGCACTGAGATGATGGTGTGCAGGCTCTTGTACCCGTTGGGCTTGGGCGACTCGATGTAGTCCTCCACCTCGAGCACGGTGATGTCGTCCTGCTGGGTGAGCAGGTCGAAGAGCCGGTAGACGTCGCGGATGAACGCGCAGGTGACGCGCACCCCGGCGATGTCCTGCACCTCGCAGCGGATCTCGTCGAAGTCGTTGCCGAGTCCCAGCCGCTCCAGCTTCGAGACGAGGCTGTCGACCGACTTCACCCGGCTCGAGACGTGCTCGATGGGGTTGTACTCGTGCATGTGGAGGAACTCCTCGCGCAGGATCGAGAGCTTCGTCTCGATCTCCTCCATCGCGAAGCGGTACTCGAGCAGGAAGCGCTGCATCCGGTCGCCGAGCGAACGGAGCGCGCTGGCCGAGATGGTGATCTCGTCGTCGTCGACGCCACCGCCCCCGTGGCCGCCGCGCGGGCCCCTCCCCGTCGAGCCCGAATCGAACGCATCGAGTGCCGCAGTGCTCATGCGCTCCAGCCTAACCGCGCTCCCGACGAACGCGCTGAGACTTTGCGAATCGCGTCACGAGGATCATCGCCCCGCCGCGGCCTGCAGCCGGGCGACGAGCAGATCGAGCCATGCCCCGACGTGGCGGCGCGCCTCGAGCGTGTCGGGATAGCGGCAGCGCAGATGCAGGCCCGATTCGTCGAGGATGAACCAGAGCATCACGCCGTCGGTGCGGATTGTCGCGCCGACGTACTGCGCCTCCAGCCCCACCGCGTCGATGCGCACCGGCAGCCGGCGCAGATCCAGCCAAGAGATCGCGAACATGCCGGGCCCCTCGGGCATGCCGCCCCAGGGGCGCAGGATCCGCTCCAGCGGCCACGAGCCCAGCTGCACCGCTTCTCTGATGGCGGCGGCGCAGACCGCGGGATCCGGATCCGGCACCTCGATCACCGAGTTCGTGATGAACCAGCCCACCGAGTCGTGCCAGGTGCTGTCGTAGCGGCTGTGCACCGGGAACACCGCGCGCAGAGGTGCGTCGGCCAGCTCGCGGGTCACCGCGGTCATCGCTGAGACCGCGAGCGACAGGGTGGACACCCCGCACTCCTGGGCCCGGGCGGCGAAGGCGGCGCTGCGATCGACGTCGAGCACGTCGCGCACCTCGACGCGCTCGGGCTGCGGCCCTCCGGGCCCGAGCGGCAGCGGGAAGGCCGGCATCGCCCCGCCGCTCGCCTCGAGCACCTCGGCCCAGCGGCGGTGGATCTCGGCGGGCGCGTCGGGGAACGCCTGCAGGGCGCGGGTGTGCTCGGCGAAGGCCGGCGGCGCGGGGAGCGGCGCGGGCGCCTCGGGCGAATCCGCCGTCTCGAGCGCGGCGAGGAAATCGCGCGCGATCACGAGCATGGACCACATGTCGACGTGGGAGTGGTCGGCGCCGATCACCACCGTGGGCCCCGCGGCCGTCTCGAGCACGCACATGCGGTGCGACGGACGATCGAACGGCGCGCAGTGGCGGTCGAGCACCTCGCGGATCGCGTCGTTCACCGCTTGCCCCGGGGCGATCGTGTGTTCGACCCACGCTCCCGGACGCACCTCGACCTCGTGCAGCTGCGGCTCTCCGTCGGGCCCGGGCACGAACACCGAGCGGAGGGTGCCGTGGCGCGAGACCACCCGCATCCAGGCGGCCGCGAGATGCTCCCTCGCGACCGGCTCGCGCAAGCGGAACGAGAGCGCCATCCAGGATCCCGGCCGGTCGCCCCCGCCGACGTGTCGACGCTGGTCGAACGAGACCGGCAGCTCGCGACCCGGGCGCGACAGGGTCACGTCGTATCCGAGCAGCCGCCCGAAGGGCAGCCGCAGATGAGCCACATTGGTCAACCGCATAGCGGTACCCTATCCCCCGAGACCGTCCCGAGCGCAGAGGAGCCCCGATGTCCACCTTCGCGGTGCCCGGCGCCGAACTCGAAGCGGAGTTCAGCGACGAGGGCGGCCACCCGGTCGTGCAGCTGCACGGCCTCACGTCGAGCCGCTATCGCGATCGGGTGCTCGATCTCGACCTCGGGCGCGGGCTCAGCGGCACGCGCCTGTTGCGCTACGACGCGCGCGGTCACGGGCACTCCTCGGGCGGCACGCGTCCGGAGGAGTACGCGTGGCCGAACCTGGCCGACGATCTGCTGCGGCTGCTCGACCACTGGTTCCCCGGCGAGCAGGTGCACGGTGTCGGGCCCTCCATGGGCTGCGGCACGCTGCTGCACGCCGCAGTGCGGGATCCGGATCGCTTCAGCGGGTTCACGCTGCTGCTGCCGCCCACCGCGTGGGAGACCCGGATCCCGAAGGCCGAGGAGTACCGTCGGTCGGCCGCCTTCGTCGAGGCCCACGGCCTCGAGGCCTTCATCGACGCGACGCGCGGCGGTGCCCGACCGCCCGCGACCGTCGGGACCCCGGAGACCCGACCGGAGGTCGCCGAGCGCACCCTGCCGGCGCTCTTCCGAGGTGCGGCCCTCAGCGACCTGCCGGCGCCGGATCGGCTCTCCCGGATCGATGTGCCCGTCACGGTGCTCGCCTGGGTCGACGACCCGTCACACCCGGTCTCTACGGCCGAAGCGCTCGCGGCGCTGCTGCCCCGCGCGGCGCTGTCCGTGGCCGGGACTCCGGCGGAGGTCTCTGCCTGGCCGGCCGTGCTCCGCGATGATGTGGCGGGACGGGGCGAGGCCCGCGCCTGATTCCGATCCCGATCCGGGACTCGCCGATCCGAGACGTTCAGGCCCCGTCGTGCTCGGCACGGAACACGTGCACGAGAGCGTTCGCGTGCCCGTGCCCCATCCCCTGCTCCTTCAGGTAGGCGACCTGCTCCATGTGCTTCTTCCCGGCGAGCGGGCGCAGCTGCACGATCCACTCGTCGATGGATCTGCCGTACTTCGCCTCGATCGAGGGGAAGTACGACTTGGGTCCCTGCACCGATTCGGTCACGACGGGCCTCCTTCTGCTCTCGATCCTCACCGACGCGGCGCGGATCCCTCCGATCCAGACGCTAGCAGGGCAGCGCGCATGCGTCACGGGCGATCGCGCGATATCACGGGGCGATCGGCATGCGCGAACAGGTCGCGCAGCAGGCAGATCTCGGAGAGGTGGTGGATCAGCTCGCGGTTGATGTGCAGCACGAGCGCCGCCATCGACCAGTCGGCGTAGGGCCCCTCGGCCTCGCCGCACGGGCGCTCGAGCCCGGCCTCGCCCAGCGACGCGACACCCGCGAGCCAGCGGGCGAGCTCGTCGTCGAGCTGCGCCAGCGCTCCCGCCGCGGTCTCGGCGTACTCGAACGTGACGTAATCGACCGGCTCGCGGCCGAAGTGCGAGGCGTTGCGCATCGCCAGCACGCCGACGATCACGTGGCCAAGGCGCCAGGCGATCGTGGTGAACGGCGCGGGGCGCGGCTCGGGGATCTCGAACTCGATCGTCATGGCGCCGGTTCCGCCCTGCACGGGCGCCGTGCTCTCACCGCGCGGGCGCAGGCTCCAGCACCCCGGCACCGGCTCCCAGAGATATTCCTCGTCGCTCAGCCCCTCCAGCCGTCCCCGCACCTGGTGCACCCAGTGCCAGTCGACCTGTTCGCGGAGCCGCGCGTTCCAGATCTCCTCCTGCGTCTCGCGCGTGGCCATGGTTCCCCTCCTCCGGTCGGTTCCTCCATCATCACCCGGATCCGGCGCGAGGGCATTCAGCTTTCGTCGCGCCGACCGGCCCTCGTGCGGCGTGCTCGACCGCTCCGATCCTTTGGCCCCAGTCCCGGTCCCGGTTCCGATCCCCCGGCTCCGATCCTTCGGCCCCTGCTCCGGCCCCGGCCCCGAGCGGGCGGTGCTACGCCCCTCCCGGGCCGATCAGGAACGCGCGCAGCGCGGCGATCACCTCGTCGGGTTTCTCCGAGTGCACCCAGTGCCCGCTGCCGCGCACCGTCACGCGACGCGTCCGGGGGAAGAGCTCCCGCATCGCGGGGGCGTCGTCGTCGGAGACGTAGTCGGAGCGGTCGCCGCGCATCCAGAGCACCGGCCCCTCGAACACGCTGCCCGTGACGTCGGGGAATCCCATCACCGCCGAGATCTCATCGTGGAGCAGGCGCAGGTTCGGCTCCCACGCGTAGTCCGCGCCCGGCGCACCGCCGGCGTCGTGCGCGTCGCCCGCGTCATGCGCGTCCGCCGGATCCCCGTGCTCGACGCGGCGCAGGTTCTGCAGCAGAAAGCCGCGCACGGTGTCGTTCGGGATCGCGGCCCGCAGCCGGTCGTGCGCGTCGACGCGCCGCTCGAGCGTCGCGAGGTCCAGCCCCGCGAGCGCGTCGAGCAGGTGCAGGAACTCGCCGCGCGACGCCTCCGAGGCCACGGGCGAGATGTCGATGACGACGAGTCGGCGCACGAGATCCGGATGGCGCAGCGCGAGCACCATCGCCACCTTGCCGCCCATCGAGTGTCCCACCACGTCGACCGGCCCACCGCTCGCGAACCCCGCCCGCAGGTGCGCCGCCACCAGGTCGGCCATCTCCGGATAGTCGATGTGCGCGGTCCAGCCCGAGCCGCCGTGATTGGGCAGATCGATCAGCAGGCTCTGCGCCTCGGGCAGCAGCCCGGCAGCGATCCGCGTGAAGTTCTTGCCGCGCCCGAAGAGCCCGTGGAGGAAGACGACGCGGCGCTGCGGACCGGGCCGCCCGTCCCGACCGGCCGGTTCGATCTCAGACTCCGAGCCGTCGACGAGGGTGGAGTGCAGGGGGTGGGAGAGCGGGTCGGTCACACCCTCAATCTACCTCGTGCCGCGCACGGCGAGACAGGCGCGGGCCGCGCGACGGGCCCGGGCCGCGCGAACGCCTCGCGGTGACGCGCCCGCCGAGGACGAGGTCGAGCTCGAACACCGCGCCGTGCGGTCAGGGCTGCCGCTACCGGGCCGCCTCGCACGAGAACGCCCACATCACCCCGAATCGATCGAAGACCTGACCGTAGAGATCGCCCCAGGGCGCCACCTCGAGCGGCATGCCCACGGAGCCGCCGCCATCGAGCAGCTTCTGGAACAGCTCGCGCGCCTCCTCCTGGGTGTCGGTCGTGTAGAGCAACGAGTAGGCAGAGCCCCGCACCGGATAGTCGGTGCCGTCGTCCATCGCGTCACCGCCCGCGATGACGCCCGCGGGCAGCGTGAGGGTCGCGTGAGCCACAGCCTCCGGATCGGGCTCGAACGGCATGCCCTCCATCGGCGCATCGCGGTAGCGCAGGATCTCGAGCTCGCCCCCGAACACCTCGTGCCAGTGCTCCATGGCCTCGGCGGTGGTGCCCGGCAGGGCGATATAGGTGGCGAGCGA
This window encodes:
- a CDS encoding CPBP family intramembrane glutamic endopeptidase, with protein sequence MTPHRLPDPLRSRLRWEVGIVLALSFGASAVYAVVSILDRLTRDTALASQTATINRPLAERPLFDLVYQLLAFAFGLAPVALVVFLLWRGTRPHLARLGLGAPIDGGRWRWLRETGGGAALAALIGIPGIGFYLFAKWVGINATVVPTALDAFWWTVPVLVLQALRAALGEELIVVAYLFDRLRRLGVGPVATVVSSALLRGSYHLYQGFGGFIGNVIMGLVFGWAYQRWGRALPLIVAHWILDIVSFAGYPLALALWPSLFGAVGASAGG
- a CDS encoding homocysteine S-methyltransferase family protein, yielding MTELVLTDGGIETALTDRLAQDLPEFAAFVLLDTVPGREALREYYRPYVELARERGLGLVLDTPTWRANPDWGSRLGYDAAALERVNADAVALVRGLLDGAAPAVGSAAAPEMLVNGCVGPRSDEYDAAERMTPEQAERYHEPQVRALAEAGADRVTSVTTLDAAEGIGVVRAARRARIPAAVSFAVGADGSLADGASLADAIAEVDAATDGAAIGFLVNCAHPSEVAQGLARCHGAPELSRLVGFRLNAATHGDAGPGDDPERFAALETELRAYAPNAAALGGCCGTDAPHVAALADRAAPTADRV
- a CDS encoding phosphotransferase yields the protein MESEYLPGGSGGVWRIGTADGAVRVHRPTGPWTPAVHELLEHLASCGLDGVPRVRGFDDAGREVLDYLPGRTLDPETERASDDELADAAAWLRRFHDAVRGFRPGPREWRQGMQDLAAGEVICHNDPGLYNWVIGEQGFAGMIDWDRAGPGRPVDDLAFLCWSGVPLLREIPVADAARRLMLAAEAYGGIGPAELLNAVETRMDLIAERWRAGIERGDPGTLALRDAGIMERHLTRVREFGARREAIRESIRETLRRRSGR
- a CDS encoding GTP pyrophosphokinase, coding for MQRFLLEYRFAMEEIETKLSILREEFLHMHEYNPIEHVSSRVKSVDSLVSKLERLGLGNDFDEIRCEVQDIAGVRVTCAFIRDVYRLFDLLTQQDDITVLEVEDYIESPKPNGYKSLHTIISVPVYLSSGRVDVPVEVQFRTIAMDFWASLEHKIYYKYDRQVPGSLTRELKLAADIAAELDTRMERLHVQLHGEPPTHTAPLELRAVEPRVHRA
- a CDS encoding condensation domain-containing protein; its protein translation is MRLTNVAHLRLPFGRLLGYDVTLSRPGRELPVSFDQRRHVGGGDRPGSWMALSFRLREPVAREHLAAAWMRVVSRHGTLRSVFVPGPDGEPQLHEVEVRPGAWVEHTIAPGQAVNDAIREVLDRHCAPFDRPSHRMCVLETAAGPTVVIGADHSHVDMWSMLVIARDFLAALETADSPEAPAPLPAPPAFAEHTRALQAFPDAPAEIHRRWAEVLEASGGAMPAFPLPLGPGGPQPERVEVRDVLDVDRSAAFAARAQECGVSTLSLAVSAMTAVTRELADAPLRAVFPVHSRYDSTWHDSVGWFITNSVIEVPDPDPAVCAAAIREAVQLGSWPLERILRPWGGMPEGPGMFAISWLDLRRLPVRIDAVGLEAQYVGATIRTDGVMLWFILDESGLHLRCRYPDTLEARRHVGAWLDLLVARLQAAAGR
- a CDS encoding alpha/beta fold hydrolase yields the protein MSTFAVPGAELEAEFSDEGGHPVVQLHGLTSSRYRDRVLDLDLGRGLSGTRLLRYDARGHGHSSGGTRPEEYAWPNLADDLLRLLDHWFPGEQVHGVGPSMGCGTLLHAAVRDPDRFSGFTLLLPPTAWETRIPKAEEYRRSAAFVEAHGLEAFIDATRGGARPPATVGTPETRPEVAERTLPALFRGAALSDLPAPDRLSRIDVPVTVLAWVDDPSHPVSTAEALAALLPRAALSVAGTPAEVSAWPAVLRDDVAGRGEARA
- a CDS encoding DUF4287 domain-containing protein; the encoded protein is MTESVQGPKSYFPSIEAKYGRSIDEWIVQLRPLAGKKHMEQVAYLKEQGMGHGHANALVHVFRAEHDGA
- a CDS encoding DinB family protein; the encoded protein is MATRETQEEIWNARLREQVDWHWVHQVRGRLEGLSDEEYLWEPVPGCWSLRPRGESTAPVQGGTGAMTIEFEIPEPRPAPFTTIAWRLGHVIVGVLAMRNASHFGREPVDYVTFEYAETAAGALAQLDDELARWLAGVASLGEAGLERPCGEAEGPYADWSMAALVLHINRELIHHLSEICLLRDLFAHADRPVISRDRP
- a CDS encoding alpha/beta fold hydrolase: MTDPLSHPLHSTLVDGSESEIEPAGRDGRPGPQRRVVFLHGLFGRGKNFTRIAAGLLPEAQSLLIDLPNHGGSGWTAHIDYPEMADLVAAHLRAGFASGGPVDVVGHSMGGKVAMVLALRHPDLVRRLVVIDISPVASEASRGEFLHLLDALAGLDLATLERRVDAHDRLRAAIPNDTVRGFLLQNLRRVEHGDPADAHDAGDAHDAGGAPGADYAWEPNLRLLHDEISAVMGFPDVTGSVFEGPVLWMRGDRSDYVSDDDAPAMRELFPRTRRVTVRGSGHWVHSEKPDEVIAALRAFLIGPGGA
- a CDS encoding VOC family protein, producing MAQSLATYIALPGTTAEAMEHWHEVFGGELEILRYRDAPMEGMPFEPDPEAVAHATLTLPAGVIAGGDAMDDGTDYPVRGSAYSLLYTTDTQEEARELFQKLLDGGGSVGMPLEVAPWGDLYGQVFDRFGVMWAFSCEAAR